A stretch of the Cydia strobilella chromosome 23, ilCydStro3.1, whole genome shotgun sequence genome encodes the following:
- the LOC134751841 gene encoding calpain-B has protein sequence MAGQNGGDFGALIQGAGRQLLNQGGQALLQYGAQALGNIINEVFQKKEVEQKRFLPSIKNYKVLGETRPSSFGPATYQDFKEIRSRCLSDGRLFEDPEFPAIDRSLYYKERLDRPITWLRPSEICDDPQLFVEGYSRFDVQQGELGDCWLLAAVANLTLHRKLFFQVVPDDQSFDEEYAGVFHFRFWQYGRWVDVVIDDRLPTYRGKLVFLHSSETNEFWSALLEKAYAKLHGSYEALKGGSTCEAMEDFTGGVTEMYEMTELPPNFYTILLKAYERNSLMGCSIEPDPHILEAETPQGLIRGHAYSITRVKYVDIETPGRQGKIPLLRMRNPWGNEAEWNGPWSDKSPEWRYIPESEKQELGLTFDDDGEFWMSFKDFCDHFSRVEICNLNPDSLDPEECPEGCTKKWEMSVFEGEWVRGVTAGGCRNYLESFWRNPQYTVTLTDVDEDDDDNKCTIIVALMQKNRRSQRHQGLECLTIGFAVYRLPDYGHVPKPLDVNFFKYNASVGRSQAFINLREVSARFKLPPGTYVIVPSTFEPDEEGEFLVRAFSEKSNNMAENDEDVGMGDVDDRVKEIAPSPEPADPIREFFNRLAGSDGEVDWQELKEILDYAMREELKGQGFSKDVCRSMIAMLDKDNSGGLGFEEFKSLWIDLRNWRAVFRLYDTEGRGAIPAYHLRDAIHSAGYTVNAHTLNVLAHRYGGQDGYIQFDDFIMCSVRLKTMIETFKGRSSGGDYATFSLDDWLNRTVYS, from the exons CTCGGTGAAACCCGCCCATCTTCCTTCGGACCAGCGACGTATCAAGACTTCAAGGAGATCCGCTCCCGTTGCCTTTCTGATGGCAGGTTGTTTGAGGACCCTGAGTTCCCGGCTATAGATCGCAGTTTGTACTACAAGGAACGCTTGGACCGTCCTATAACCTGGCTTAGGCCTAGT GAAATATGCGACGACCCTCAACTGTTCGTGGAAGGCTACAGCCGATTCGACGTCCAGCAAGGCGAGTTGGGCGACTGCTGGCTTCTAGCTGCTGTTGCCAACCTCACGCTCCACAGAAA ATTGTTCTTCCAAGTTGTACCAGATGACCAAAGCTTCGACGAAGAGTATGCCGGTGTCTTCCATTTTCG GTTCTGGCAATACGGGCGATGGGTGGACGTAGTCATTGACGACCGGCTACCTACCTACCGTGGCAAACTGGTGTTCCTCCACTCCTCCGAGACCAATGAGTTTTGGAGCGCCTTGCTGGAGAAAGCTTATGCCAA GCTACACGGCTCTTACGAAGCCCTAAAAGGCGGCTCAACGTGCGAAGCTATGGAAGACTTCACCGGCGGCGTGACAGAAATGTACGAGATGACGGAACTCCCCCCTAACTTCTACACCATCCTTTTGAAGGCTTATGAGAGAAACTCGCTTATGGGGTGCAGTATTGAG CCGGACCCCCACATCCTGGAAGCCGAGACACCCCAGGGTCTGATCCGCGGCCACGCCTACTCCATCACCCGGGTCAAATATGTCGATATAGAGACCCCGGGCCGCCAGGGCAAGATCCCCCTGCTCCGCATGAGGAACCCCTGGGGCAACGAGGCTGAATGGAACGGACCCTGGAGCGACAA GTCTCCGGAGTGGCGTTACATCCCGGAATCTGAAAAGCAGGAGTTGGGTTTGACTTTCGACGATGACGGCGAGTTCTGGATGTCTTTCAAGGACTTTTGCGACCACTTCTCAAG AGTGGAGATCTGCAATTTGAACCCTGACTCTCTGGATCCCGAAGAGTGCCCAGAAGGCTGCACCAAGAAATGGGAGATGTCCGTGTTTGAAGGGGAATGGGTCCGAG GTGTCACTGCTGGTGGTTGCCGTAATTACTTGGAATCGTTCTGGCGCAACCCCCAGTATACTGTAACTTTGACAGACGTggatgaagatgatgatgacaacaAATGTACT ATAATCGTAGCTCTCATGCAAAAGAACCGCCGCTCCCAACGGCACCAGGGTCTCGAGTGCCTGACCATAGGCTTCGCCGTGTACCGCCTGCCCGACTATGGACATGTTCCTAAACCCTTGGACGTCAACTTCTTCAAATACAACGCCTCTGTCGGAAGGTCGCAGGCGTTCATCAACCTGAGAGAGGTTAGCGCTAG ATTCAAGCTGCCGCCCGGTACGTACGTCATCGTGCCGTCCACTTTCGAACCAGATGAGGAGGGGGAGTTCCTTGTGCGAGCGTTCTCTGAGAAGAGCAATAACATGGC tgaaaaCGACGAAGACGTGGGCATGGGCGACGTTGACGACAgg GTGAAGGAAATAGCCCCCAGCCCGGAGCCAGCGGACCCGATCCGAGAATTCTTCAACCGTCTCGCCGGGTCCGACGGAGAGGTGGACTGGCAGGAACTTAAGGAGATCCTCGATTACGCCATGAGAGAAG AGCTCAAAGGACAAGGATTCTCCAAAGACGTGTGCAGAAGCATGATCGCTATGCTCGACAAGGATAATTCTGGAGGACTTGGCTTTGAGGAGTTCAAGTCGCTTTGGATCGATCTGCGCAACTGGAGG GCCGTATTCCGCCTATACGACACAGAAGGCCGTGGCGCCATCCCAGCCTACCATCTCCGCGACGCCATCCACTCGGCCGGCTACACCGTCAACGCACACACACTCAACGTTCTTGCACACAG ataCGGCGGGCAAGACGGTTACATACAATTTGATGACTTCATAATGTGTTCCGTGCGACTCAAGACCATGATCG agACGTTCAAGGGCAGATCATCGGGCGGAGACTACGCCACGTTCTCGCTCGACGATTGGCTGAATCGCACAGTTTATTCATAG